In Pseudomonadota bacterium, the genomic stretch AATGCAGCGAGAAGTCAGATGGCAGAGGCATTCATAAACCACCTCTGCGGTGATAGATTCATTGCTGAAAGCGCCGGACTCGAACCGGGGGTACTGAATCCTCTTGTCGTGGAGGCGATGAAAGAAATCGGTATTGATATATCAAATAACACAACAAAAAGTGTTTTTGATTTCTACACACAGGGGAAGCTCTACCGCTATGTCATTACGGTCTGTGACCAGACAAGCGCAGAACAGTGTCCCTTATTCCCCGGTATCACTGCAAGGTTTCATTGGTCTTTTGAAGATCCGTCGAAATTTACCGGAAGCCACGAAGAGCAGCTCCGGCAAACAAGGGAAGTGCGGGACCGGATCAGACTGAAGATAGAGGAA encodes the following:
- a CDS encoding arsenate reductase ArsC, translated to MMDKTKVLFVCVHNAARSQMAEAFINHLCGDRFIAESAGLEPGVLNPLVVEAMKEIGIDISNNTTKSVFDFYTQGKLYRYVITVCDQTSAEQCPLFPGITARFHWSFEDPSKFTGSHEEQLRQTREVRDRIRLKIEEFCKEMSNN